A DNA window from Pyrus communis chromosome 3, drPyrComm1.1, whole genome shotgun sequence contains the following coding sequences:
- the LOC137729209 gene encoding plant intracellular Ras-group-related LRR protein 9-like produces MTSHGVKTIEVSDLVCSKIPKTKKHRLRLRLRHSTDHLLPRRLLLPNPIQSHPRSHHSHTKNHHPLSVSPIPSHHITSHPIPSHPMDPNPSKFPMLSYVMSRLPSLGPGPSKPAPATPPDLCEIRIDAQPSDQPPILNQMPHLSDPKVLAAMQRAVSDVSQTRSVLKILGDRPDHELVDTAKARLAEIDSVLAKKLEELVLSPRPPDFDRLQWRVHLADKEAQFREQADKDKQGYKAIVQLDELHSAYDNLLKDAEQRLVKIYESAMAGVVEIQEEEPGGDEGLTNGQVPEEVAGILQEVSGTTLDRVNLSGRQLQFLPEAFGSIRGLLLLDLSRNELKVLPESIGGLEKLEELNVSSNFLESLPESIGRLQNLKVLNATGNKLSALPDSICQCRSLVELDVSFNGLTYLPTNIGYELANLQKLSIQLNKIRSLPTSVCELRSLRCLDAHFNELRGLPLDFGRLTNLEILNLASNFTDLTELPETFGDLTNLKELDISNNQIHALPDTFGRLENLTKLNVDGNPLVIPPPDIVQQGVEAIKIFMAKRWLEILVEEERKSMLQVQEQQEAGWLTRSTSWLKDYVSGVSEYLGSPRTPRDPDLDQQL; encoded by the exons ATGACATCACATGGCGTCAAAACAATAGAAGTGTCCGACCTCGTTTGCTCCAAAATTCCCAAAACGAAGAAACACAGACTCAGACTCAGACTCAGACACAGCACTGACCACCTTCTTCctcgtcgtcttcttcttcctaatccaatccaatcccatCCCAGAAGCCACCACTCACACACAAAGAACCACCACCCACTCTCCGTCTCTCCGATCCCATCCCATCACATCACATCACATCCCATCCCATCCCATCCAATGGATCCCAACCCTTCCAAATTCCCCATGCTCTCATACGTCATGTCCCGCCTCCCCTCCTTGGGTCCCGGGCCCTCAAAACCCGCCCCCGCCACTCCTCCTGATCTCTGTGAAATCCGCATCGACGCCCAGCCGTCCGACCAGCCCCCCATCCTTAACCAGATGCCCCACCTCTCCGACCCCAAAGTCCTCGCCGCCATGCAACGCGCCGTCTCCGACGTCTCCCAGACCCGTTCCGTCCTCAAAATCCTCGGCGACCGACCCGACCACGAGCTCGTCGACACCGCCAAGGCCAGGCTCGCCGAAATCGACTCCGTTTTGGCCAAGAAACTAGAGGAGCTCGTGCTCTCCCCCCGCCCTCCCGACTTTGACAGGCTCCAGTGGCGGGTTCACCTGGCCGACAAAGAGGCTCAGTTCCGCGAGCAGGCGGACAAGGACAAGCAAGGTTACAAGGCTATTGTGCAGCTCGATGAGTTGCACTCCGCCTACGACAATCTTCTCAAGGACGCCGAGCAGAGGCTAGTCAAGATTTACGAGTCGGCCATGGCCGGGGTCGTGGAAATTCAGGAGGAGGAGCCGGGCGGCGATGAGGGTTTGACCAACGGCCAAGTCCCCGAGGAGGTGGCTGGGATCCTGCAGGAGGTCTCCGGGACCACTCTGGATCGGGTCAACCTCTCGGGTCGGCAGTTACAGTTCTTGCCCGAGGCCTTCGGCTCCATTCGCGGTTTGCTCCTGCTGGATCTTTCCAGAAATGAACTcaag GTTCTTCCTGAGTCAATAGGTGGATTAGAGAAACTGGAAGAGCTAAACGTGTCTTCAAATTTCTTGGAGTCATTGCCGGAATCAATTGGGAGGTTGCAAAATTTGAAGGTTCTGAATGCTACTGGGAACAAGCTAAGTGCCCTTCCCGACTCTATCTGTCAATGCAG GTCATTGGTGGAGTTGGACGTGAGCTTCAACGGCCTCACGTACCTGCCAACCAACATTGGTTATGAGTTGGCCAATCTACAGAAGCTTTCTATCCAGTTAAACAAGATTCGGTCCCTTCCTACCTCTGTTTGTGAGCTGAGGTCTTTGCGCTGCTTGGATGCTCACTTCAATGAGCTCCGCGGCCTTCCTCTAGACTTTGGTCGGTTGACCAATCTCGAAATCCTCAATCTCGCCAGTAATTTTACCGATCTAACTGAGCTCCCGGAGACCTTTGGTGATTTAACCAACCTCAAGGAACTCGATATCAGCAACAATCAGATTCATGCTCTTCCAGATACCTTTGGCCGCCTTGAGAATTTGACCAAACTTAACGTGGACGGGAACCCTCTTGTGATTCCACCCCCGGACATAGTTCAACAAGGTGTGGAAGCTATCAAGATCTTCATGGCCAAGAGATGGTTGGAGATACTGGtggaagaagaaaggaaaagcaTGCTTCAGGTTCAAGAACAACAAGAAGCAGGATGGTTGACACGCAGCACTTCGTGGTTGAAGGATTACGTGTCGGGTGTTTCCGAGTATCTGGGATCTCCAAGAACTCCTAGAGATCCTGATCTTGACCAGCAGCTATGA